Proteins found in one Streptomyces sp. NBC_00461 genomic segment:
- a CDS encoding SAV_6107 family HEPN domain-containing protein, with amino-acid sequence MASYHAAAARRRRATGPAPSLTGPASDVHPVLRRTTAPPAALDLLAQARAGLDEAAVLETPNERYATAHLAALRTAAAVLAARGRPEPSSRRRARIRSAWEVLPEIAPELTEWSALFASGARRRARAEAGIPGAAGRRDADDLIRDVAMFLRLVERMLVLQPVLPQPRQDADHPQTEAESDRDLPDTG; translated from the coding sequence ATGGCCAGCTACCACGCAGCAGCCGCCCGCCGGCGCCGTGCCACCGGTCCTGCCCCCTCACTGACCGGCCCGGCGAGCGACGTCCACCCGGTGCTCCGCCGGACCACGGCCCCGCCCGCCGCCCTCGACCTGCTGGCCCAGGCCCGCGCCGGACTGGACGAGGCAGCCGTCCTCGAAACGCCGAACGAGCGCTATGCCACCGCCCACCTCGCCGCCCTGCGCACGGCCGCCGCCGTGCTCGCCGCGCGAGGGCGCCCCGAACCGTCCTCCCGACGCCGGGCCCGTATCCGGAGCGCTTGGGAAGTGCTCCCCGAAATCGCGCCCGAACTGACCGAGTGGAGCGCGCTGTTCGCCTCCGGTGCCCGGCGCCGCGCCCGGGCCGAGGCGGGCATCCCGGGCGCCGCCGGCCGCCGCGACGCCGACGACCTGATACGCGACGTGGCGATGTTCCTGCGCCTCGTCGAGCGGATGCTCGTCCTCCAGCCGGTCCTCCCGCAGCCGCGCCAGGACGCCGACCATCCGCAGACCGAAGCGGAGAGCGACCGTGACTTACCGGACACGGGATGA
- a CDS encoding ATP-binding cassette domain-containing protein, with amino-acid sequence MPGIGVTARGLGLRGPRGWAFRDVTFDAEPGSLIAIEGPSGSGRTCLLLALTGRMKLTEGAAGVGEWKLPKQMAAVRRVSGLAHVGGVTDLDPALTVGEHLHERALLQRRFGDSLRGLLRPRAERVAEARLRIDTALAAAGLDREVLPKGSRTAVRDLERLEALRLSLALALLGRPRLLGVDDTDLKLSEAERGEVWALLRSVAESGTTVVAVCSEAPDDTVAVATGDVAATEEVAATEGVMATQDVATEGKGRDDALAETGRS; translated from the coding sequence GTGCCCGGAATCGGTGTCACGGCCCGCGGCCTCGGACTCAGGGGCCCTCGCGGCTGGGCCTTCCGCGACGTCACGTTCGACGCGGAGCCCGGCTCGCTGATCGCGATCGAGGGACCGTCCGGGTCCGGCCGCACCTGCCTGCTGCTCGCGCTCACAGGACGGATGAAGCTCACGGAGGGCGCGGCCGGGGTGGGCGAGTGGAAGCTGCCCAAGCAGATGGCGGCCGTACGCCGGGTCAGTGGGCTCGCGCACGTCGGCGGGGTCACCGATCTCGACCCGGCGCTGACCGTGGGCGAGCACCTGCACGAACGGGCGCTGCTGCAGCGGCGGTTCGGCGACTCGCTGCGCGGGCTGCTGCGTCCGCGTGCGGAACGCGTCGCCGAGGCCAGGCTGCGGATCGACACCGCGCTGGCCGCCGCCGGCCTTGACCGGGAGGTGCTGCCCAAGGGCTCCCGGACGGCCGTACGCGATCTCGAACGGCTGGAGGCGCTGCGGCTGTCCCTCGCGCTCGCCCTGCTCGGGCGCCCCCGGCTGCTCGGCGTCGACGACACCGACCTCAAGCTCTCGGAGGCCGAACGGGGCGAGGTCTGGGCGCTGTTGAGGTCGGTCGCCGAGTCCGGGACGACCGTCGTGGCCGTGTGCAGCGAGGCTCCGGACGACACCGTCGCCGTAGCCACCGGGGACGTCGCAGCCACCGAGGAAGTCGCCGCCACCGAAGGCGTCATGGCCACCCAGGACGTCGCCACCGAGGGAAAGGGGAGGGACGATGCGCTCGCCGAAACTGGCCGCTCTTGA